A single Drosophila ananassae strain 14024-0371.13 chromosome 3L, ASM1763931v2, whole genome shotgun sequence DNA region contains:
- the LOC6496233 gene encoding zinc finger MYND domain-containing protein 11 encodes MRSDFPPLAIRIWMHKLKKGVALPPATLEKCLVTKMSAEAATLSVANACERGILVPRTEGTRSKRVSLAFCQKLNSLSIPGNDPYCYECHLPGVLKECPSCIRSFHENCQRKEPEKPNYCVPSDKGQPYRLPQNESDKEAENNPSEEFTQSPTPEPLLDHNSNISQGHVTSDTPDFLKHENLEWDDDVFFVSERKGARQRKQANVKDEQHPNLDSDTSSELEYCTRCRLLKMASLHNPPQLDKQELACLLKYSWGIHHSWLTTDVSKYMAKNWNDRDRALVKRILFKTKILGLADIERSIAAKKYRYLTEFLMDLLDLQHNIAVFFGPKSVEYTATKWLLRDVTHDIREIRRCPDCFRYSHEANLSSLWFAKPCLQRHELVFAKQTGSPPWPAKVISVSKRKPIKYDVRFFGGSHSRALISERDIIPIESDIQSHIKPKNSKALSSALRELQCHMILSHYSASQFGFHADPAIAENLIQVALSHCNESSETPQWTKKRKLNSSTTEATSANSPVPNRVLPARRCSIAFRSEALQESRSSYADSVTYQNLASEIIQANEELVKCQSELAIMRQKLDAVKRKRWCHLCLEEAAFDCCFSASYCSGDCQRRDKRRHQTNCKVKQ; translated from the exons ATGCGCAGCGATTTTCCGCCTTTGGCCATCCGGATTTGGATGCACAAGCTGAAAAAGGGCGTGGCCCTGCCTCCGGCCACCCTAGAGAAATGTTTGGTGACAAAAATGAGCGCAG AGGCAGCTACCTTGTCGGTGGCAAATGCGTGTGAAAGAGGCATTCTGGTGCCACGGACTGAGGGAACCCGGAGCAAACGTGTCAGCCTCGCCTTTTGCCAGAAACTGAACTCCCTGTCGATACCTGGAAATGATCCCTACTGCTACGAGTGCCACCTGCCCGGAGTCTTGAAGGAATGTCCGTCCTGCATACGGAGCTTCCACGAGAACTGCCAGCGCAAAGAGCCAGAAAAGCCCAACTACTGTGTACCCTCGGACAAGGGACAGCCGTACAGGCTACCGCAAAACGAATCCGACAAAGAAGCCGAGAATAATCCAAGTGAGGAGTTCACTCAATCACCGACTCCGGAGCCTCTATTGGACCACAATAGTAACATAAGTCAGGGTCACGTTACTTCGGACACTCCAGATTTTCTTAAGCACGAAAACTTGGAATGGGACGATGATGTTTTCTTTGTAAGTGAGCGCAAGGGAGCTCGCCAACGAAAACAGGCTAACGTCAAGGACGAGCAACATCCAAACTTGGATAGTGATACTAGTAGTgagctggaatattgcacccggTGCCGTCTACTCAAGATGGCCTCTCTTCACAATCCTCCGCAGTTGGATAAACAGGAGCTAGCCTGCCTTCTCAAATACTCTTGGGGAATCCACCACTCCTGGCTGACCACAGACGTTTCCAAATATATGGCGAAGAACTGGAACGATCGTGATAGGGCGCTGGTCAAACGCATACTTTTCAAAACCAAGATACTTGGTTTGGCGGATATCGAGCGTAGCATAGCGGCCAAAAAGTATAGGTACTTGACAGAGTTTCTTATGGATCTGCTTGATCTACAGCATAATATTGCTGTTTTCTTTGGACCCAAGAGCGTGGAGTATACTGCGACAAAGTGGCTGTTGAGAGACGTAACGCATGACATCCGGGAGATCCGTCGATGTCCTGACTGCTTTCGATATTCCCACGAGGCCAATTTATCAAGCCTTTGGTTTGCGAAGCCTTGTCTTCAGCGCCATGAGTTGGTATTTGCCAAACAGACAGGGTCACCTCCCTGGCCCGCCAAG GTAATCAGCGTGTCTAAACGAAAGCCAATTAAGTACGATGTTCGATTTTTCGGAGGCTCTCACTCGAGAGCCCTTATCTCTGAACGTGATATCATTCCCATCGAATCGGACATACAGTCGCACATTAAACCGAAAAACTCCAAGGCGTTGAGTTCTGCCTTACGAGAACTCCAATGCCACATGATATTGTCCCACTACTCTGCTTCGCAATTTGGTTTCCATGCCGATCCTGCAATAGCCGAGAATCTCATTCAAGTAGCCTTGTCTCACTGCAACGAGTCCTCGGAAACTCCACAATGGACAAAGAAACGAAAGCTAAACTCCTCCACTACTGAAGCCACTAGCGCCAATTCTCCAGTGCCCAATCGAGTCTTGCCGGCACGTCGCTGCTCGATTGCATTTCGAAGTGAAGCATTGCAAGAGTCGCGTTCAAGCTATGCGGACAGTGTCACCTATCAGAATCTGGCATCTGAAATCATTCAGGCAAACGAGGAGTTGGTAAAGTGTCAAAGCGAATTAGCCATCATGCGTCAGAAACTGGATGCAGTGAAGAGGAAGCGCTGGTGCCATCTCTGCTTGGAGGAAGCAGCCTTCGACTGCTGCTTCAGTGCGTCTTACTGCAGTGGAGACTGCCAGCGACGGGATAAGCGACGCCACCAGACAAATTGTAAAGTAAAACAATAA
- the LOC6496234 gene encoding uncharacterized protein LOC6496234, translating to MRLMFLGACLLFLGTCQGYVRFTNLKCESLDEKFILFPTCRLNVIGRGVIAANVYAKLLKLPITRMVMRFNIFRKLNGYHPFLFNVSHEICHFLKNPNRKQVFYYFHRAFMSYSNLDHPCPYNHDVVVRNCSLEDKMFKMVPLPKGSYKLTLELDNGAFKWVGIVSIYLDIDVDKKD from the exons ATGAGGCTGATGTTTCTCGGGGCCTGCCTTTTGTTTCTCGGGACCTGTCAAGGATATGTCCGTTTCACCAATCTGAAGTGCGAGAGTTTGGACGAGAAGTTTATCCTTTTTCCCACCTGTCGTCTAAATGTCATCGGAAGAGGCGTCATAGCTGCCAATGTATATGCAAAGCTTCTGAAACTGCCAATTACTAGGATGGTGATgagatttaatatatttcgAAAGTTGAATGGCTATCATCCGTTTTTGTTCAATGTTTCCCATGAAATATGTCACTTTCTAAAGAATCCGAATCGCAAGCAGGTGTTCTACTATTTTCATAGGGCATTTATGTCTTACTCCAACCTGGATCACCCCTGTCCCTATAAT CATGATGTTGTTGTGAGGAACTGCTCTTTGGAGGACAAGATGTTTAAAATGGTTCCCTTGCCCAAAGGAAGCTATAAACTTACCCTGGAACTGGACAATGGAGCCTTCAAATGGGTTGGCATTGTATCCATATATCTGGATATTGATGTGGacaaaaaagattaa